The nucleotide sequence CATCGTGGTGGGTTTCGGGTGCATCATAGGTGCTGTCGGGAGTTACCTCTCCGTGCGGCGTTTCCTCAAGGTCTGAAAGATCACCTCTTGGGCCGGTGGGCCAACGGTGCTCTGCATGCTTAGGGTTACGGGCCCGCCGTTTTTGGCTGCGGGCCGGAGCCCCGGTGTGGTTCGTCATGTTAGACTCAGCCCGTGAGGTACGCTGGATTGGTCTCTGAGGAGGGCCTGTGATACTGCCTGCGGTCCTCGTCAGAAGGGGGAAGTATTCTATCGCCGACCCGCTCTTCGTCGAGGAGCGGCGGCCGGTCCTGGTTGCGCGCAGGGCCCGGCGCGGGGCGGAGGCCGGAGACCTCGTGCTCGTCGACGTCCACGAGACCAGGCGTTCGCTGCGGGGTGAGGTCGTGCGGGTCATCGGGACCTCGGAGGATCCGCGCAACGTCTACGAGGCTCTGTTCGCCTCCATCGAGACCTCGCCCCGCTTCCCGCGCCGGGTCGAGGAGGAGGCCGAGAAGGTGGCCGGACGCGGTTTCTCGGAACGCAGGAAGGACCTCCGAGCCCTGCCGACCGTCACCATAGACGGTGAAGACGCGATGGACTTCGACGATGCCATCTCGGTGGAGCGCACCTCCGACGGCTACAGGGTGTGGGTACACATCGCCGACGTGACGCACTACGTCGACCCGGAGGGGGCGCTCGACCGGGAGGCCGCGCGGCGGGGCAATTCCGTCTATCTTCCGGGGCGCGTGGCGCCGATGCTCCCGGCGCGGCTCTCTGCGGACGTATGCTCGCTCGTTCCCGGGGCCGAGCGGGCCGCCGTGAGCGTCGAGATGGACGTGGACCACTCCGGGGCGGTGCGCGAGAGTCGCATCTACCGCAGCAGGATAGCGAGCGACGCCCGTCTCACGTATGAGGGAGTGGATGCCTTCCTGCGGGGGGAGGGCCGGATCGAGCAGCCGCGGCTCGTCACCGAGGCGTACGAGCTCTCGCGCAGGCTCAAGACCCGGGCCGCCGTTCGGGGCAAACTCGAGCTCGAGAGCAGAGAGCCGGAATACGAGCTCGACGATGATGGGGTGCCGGTCTCCGCGAGGATGAGGGAGTCGAGCCCCGCCCGCGAGCTCATCGAGGAGCTCATGATCCTCGCCAACGAGCAGGTGGCGGTGGAGATCACGGGCCGTCCCGGGGGCGTCTTCCGGGTTCACGAGCGGCCAGATACGGAGGCGCTGGAGGAGCTCGGGCGTCGGCTCGAGGCGATAGGGCTGGCCGACGAGCCTTCGCCGGAGAACCTGAGCGTCATCGCCCAGAAGGCCAAGTCCGGTGCCGTGGGGTATCTGATCCTGCGCTCGTTGCCCCGGGCGTACTACTCGCCGTCGAACGTCGGGCATTTCGGGCTCGCGCTCGAGAACTACACTCACTTCACCTCCCCGATCCGGCGCTACGCGGACATCCTGGTCCACCGGGCGCTCTTCGGATGCGGGAGATCGGGAGAGGATTTGTGGGAGATCGCCGAGCACATCTCCGAGAGGGAGTTCCGCAGCATGATCTGCGAGCGCACCGCGGACGAGTACACCCTGATGTGGCTGATGCGCGACCGTGTGGGAGAAACCTTCGAGGGTGTGGTCGTGAGCACGACCTCGTTCGGCCTCTTCGTGGAGCTCGAGAGCGGGGCCACGGGGCTCGTGCACGTGAGCAAGCTCCCCGGATGGTGGGAGCTGGACGAGAGTGGTGTGGTACTCTCCAACGACGAGATAGGGGCCTCGTACAGGGTGGGAGACCGGGTTCTCGTAGAGCTGCTCGACGTCTTCCCGCTCTACCAGCGGGCCGAGCTGAGGGTGGTGAAGAGACTGTGACCGACCTTGCACGCAACAAAAAAGCCACGCACGACTTCGACATAGAGGAGACCTACGAGGCCGGAATCCAGCTGACCGGTCCGGAGGTCAAATCCGTTCGCGCCGGGCGGGCCAACCTGCGCGAGAGCTACGCCCGGGTCAGGGACGGTGAGGTGTTTTTGCTCGGGGCGCACATCTCGCCGTACCAGAACGCCACCCACGTCCATCAGAACCCGACCCGAGAGCGCAAGCTGCTGCTGCACAGGAAGGAGATAGACCGCCTCGCCGGTAAGCTCAACGAACAGGGCAAGACGCTCATCCCGCTGAGGCTCTACACGAAGAACGGGAGGATAAAGCTGGAGCTCGCCGTCGCCAGCCGCAAGAAGCTCTACGACAAACGGCGTGAGATCGCGCGCAGGAGCGCCCAGAGGGAGATCGAACGGGCGATGAAGGAGCGCCTGAGGCGTTGATAGAGGTCTCATCGGTGGTAAAATAAGCATCGTCGATGGGGGCGAGTCTGGCTTCGACGGGAGCGGACAGCGTCCTGTGAGACGAGCCGAGTTCGCCGGAGACTCGTTAAACGCCGGCACCTAAAAATACACGCCAACGACGCAGAGCCGGAGATGGCGCTGGCTGCGTAAAGACAAAATCGCAGCCCATCGGACTGGGTGGCCCGTGACTCGGTATCCGGTGTCAGCTTAGCGGGCTCACCTCATCGGTCCTGGCCCGGGGCTGGTGAGGGAAACTCAGGTAGGGCTGGCCCCTCCGCGGCGCCCCGGTCCGCGGAGGTCGGTGAGAATAAACCGGGTGCGACGCTCGTACAATCTCACGGATGGCGCGCTTCCGGACGCGGGTTCGACTCCCGCCGCCTCCACTATCTGGTCCGCCGAGAGGCGGGCCTTTCTTTTTCTCCCCGGGACGGAAAAAGCGATATCCGAGCGGCTATAATCCAGCCTCGTGAGCGATCCGAGACCCATAGGCGTTTTCGACTCAGGGGTTGGAGGGCTGACCGTTCTCTCTGACATCAGGGACCGTTTGCCTTATGAACACACGATCTACTTCGGGGATACGGCCAGGGTCCCATACGGGCCGCGCGATCCCGCGGAAGTCAGGGAATTCGCGTTTGAGATCGTGGAGTATCTGGTCGGGTTGAACGTCAAGCTGGTTGTCATAGCCTGCAACACGGCCGCTGCGGCGGCCCTGAAGGATCTGCAGTCCGGATTCGAGGTCCCGATAGTCGGTGTCATAGAGCCCGGGGCCAGGGCTGCGGTACTCGACACACGCAACCGGAAGGTGGGTGTGCTCGCCACCAAGCTCACGGCGGAGAGCGGAGCTTACCGGAGGGCGATCCACGCGCTGGACGCAGGGATAGAGGTGTACGAGCAGGCCGCCCCCGAGTTCGTCCCCATGATCGAACGCGGCATCGTGGACGGACCAGAGCTGGAGGAGGTTGCCAGAGGGTATCTGGAGCCCATGATCCACCGTCACGTCGACGCGGTCATCCTGGGGTGTACCCACTACCCGCTCATCTCCGCGACCATAAACCGGATCCTGGGACCGGAGGTCCGTCTCATCTCCTCCGCAGGTCAGACGGCGCTGGAGGTGAGGAACATCCTCTCTCGCAGAGGTTATCTGCGCCGGCCGCGCAATCCGGAGGACTTCGGCAAGTCCGTCTACGTCTGCAGCGCCGACCCGGAGGAGTTCGCCAGACTGGGCAGTCGCTTCCTCGAGGAGAATATAGAAGTAGTCACACCGGCTTCGGCCCTGCAGCGTACCTAGAACTGTC is from Rubrobacter calidifluminis and encodes:
- a CDS encoding ribonuclease R family protein; translated protein: MILPAVLVRRGKYSIADPLFVEERRPVLVARRARRGAEAGDLVLVDVHETRRSLRGEVVRVIGTSEDPRNVYEALFASIETSPRFPRRVEEEAEKVAGRGFSERRKDLRALPTVTIDGEDAMDFDDAISVERTSDGYRVWVHIADVTHYVDPEGALDREAARRGNSVYLPGRVAPMLPARLSADVCSLVPGAERAAVSVEMDVDHSGAVRESRIYRSRIASDARLTYEGVDAFLRGEGRIEQPRLVTEAYELSRRLKTRAAVRGKLELESREPEYELDDDGVPVSARMRESSPARELIEELMILANEQVAVEITGRPGGVFRVHERPDTEALEELGRRLEAIGLADEPSPENLSVIAQKAKSGAVGYLILRSLPRAYYSPSNVGHFGLALENYTHFTSPIRRYADILVHRALFGCGRSGEDLWEIAEHISEREFRSMICERTADEYTLMWLMRDRVGETFEGVVVSTTSFGLFVELESGATGLVHVSKLPGWWELDESGVVLSNDEIGASYRVGDRVLVELLDVFPLYQRAELRVVKRL
- the smpB gene encoding SsrA-binding protein SmpB — translated: MTDLARNKKATHDFDIEETYEAGIQLTGPEVKSVRAGRANLRESYARVRDGEVFLLGAHISPYQNATHVHQNPTRERKLLLHRKEIDRLAGKLNEQGKTLIPLRLYTKNGRIKLELAVASRKKLYDKRREIARRSAQREIERAMKERLRR
- the murI gene encoding glutamate racemase — translated: MSDPRPIGVFDSGVGGLTVLSDIRDRLPYEHTIYFGDTARVPYGPRDPAEVREFAFEIVEYLVGLNVKLVVIACNTAAAAALKDLQSGFEVPIVGVIEPGARAAVLDTRNRKVGVLATKLTAESGAYRRAIHALDAGIEVYEQAAPEFVPMIERGIVDGPELEEVARGYLEPMIHRHVDAVILGCTHYPLISATINRILGPEVRLISSAGQTALEVRNILSRRGYLRRPRNPEDFGKSVYVCSADPEEFARLGSRFLEENIEVVTPASALQRT